A stretch of Candidatus Chlorobium masyuteum DNA encodes these proteins:
- the queA gene encoding tRNA preQ1(34) S-adenosylmethionine ribosyltransferase-isomerase QueA: protein MRLSNFRYTLPKTKIADQPTEPRDKCRLMVLNRRKKDIEHKMFDDIVSYFKKGDLLILNNSRVFPAKIFGQKEKTDAKIEVFLLRVLNKEAGLWDVLVDPARKVRVGNKIYFEEDVVAEVVDNTTSRGRTIRFLNPEIDVFSLVERIGNIPLPPYFTRPPVESDKENYQTVYASQTGAVVAPMAGLHFTMPLLQKIQKLGVKILPITLHPSLSTFNAIEVEDVSKHKMDSEYFNIPYQTAMEINETKVNKTGRIIAVGTTTCRVLEANATVDGKIKFGRGWTDKFIYPPYQFKVTDALLTNFQQPETTLLMAVSAFAEHRLLMEAYKTALKGDYQFLAYGDAMFIH, encoded by the coding sequence ATGCGCCTGTCCAATTTTCGATATACCCTGCCTAAAACAAAAATAGCCGATCAGCCGACCGAGCCCAGAGACAAATGCAGGCTGATGGTATTGAACCGCAGAAAAAAGGATATTGAACATAAGATGTTCGACGATATCGTATCCTATTTCAAAAAAGGCGACCTGCTGATTTTGAACAACAGCAGGGTATTTCCGGCAAAAATATTCGGTCAGAAAGAGAAAACCGATGCCAAGATCGAAGTCTTTCTGCTCAGGGTACTCAACAAGGAGGCCGGACTCTGGGACGTACTCGTTGATCCGGCAAGAAAAGTGAGGGTAGGAAACAAAATCTATTTCGAGGAGGATGTCGTAGCCGAGGTTGTTGACAACACCACCTCCAGGGGAAGGACCATACGGTTTCTCAATCCGGAGATCGATGTCTTCAGCCTTGTTGAACGGATCGGCAACATTCCCCTGCCGCCCTACTTCACCCGTCCTCCTGTTGAGTCGGACAAGGAGAACTATCAGACCGTCTATGCAAGCCAGACAGGAGCCGTTGTAGCTCCGATGGCCGGACTGCATTTCACCATGCCCCTCCTGCAGAAGATCCAGAAGCTCGGCGTTAAAATCCTGCCCATCACCCTCCACCCGAGTCTGAGCACCTTCAATGCCATTGAGGTCGAGGATGTATCGAAACACAAGATGGATTCGGAATATTTCAATATTCCCTACCAGACGGCAATGGAGATCAATGAGACCAAGGTCAACAAAACCGGCCGGATCATTGCTGTAGGAACCACGACATGCCGTGTGCTCGAAGCCAATGCCACGGTTGACGGCAAGATCAAATTCGGAAGGGGCTGGACAGACAAATTCATCTATCCGCCCTACCAGTTCAAGGTAACCGATGCGCTTTTGACCAATTTTCAGCAGCCAGAAACCACCCTGCTTATGGCCGTCAGCGCTTTTGCTGAACACCGTTTGCTGATGGAAGCCTATAAAACTGCACTGAAGGGCGATTATCAATTTCTGGCATACGGAGATGCCATGTTCATCCATTAA
- the ispD gene encoding 2-C-methyl-D-erythritol 4-phosphate cytidylyltransferase: MNSFAIIAASGIGKRMQLKEGQSKQLLSIGGYPVIHHTIRAFQQAKSVTAIYIATKEENIPTLEEMAAASGFTKLKAVIEGGKERQDSVYNCIRAIEAEMRASGSAPDTILVHDGARPFIQPRDIDEIARLSMQFGACVPANRPKDTIKYIGADPDFFGETLDRSMLLQVQTPQGFRSGLLVQAHEQALLEGYYATDDAALVERFFPEQPVRILETGYHNIKITTPEDIPVAEAIYSQITSGR; the protein is encoded by the coding sequence ATGAACTCCTTTGCCATTATTGCCGCCAGCGGTATAGGAAAACGAATGCAGCTCAAGGAGGGGCAGAGCAAGCAGCTGCTTTCGATCGGAGGCTATCCGGTTATTCATCATACCATTCGTGCCTTTCAGCAGGCCAAATCCGTCACGGCGATCTATATTGCCACAAAAGAGGAGAACATCCCTACACTTGAGGAGATGGCCGCAGCATCGGGATTCACCAAACTGAAAGCGGTTATTGAGGGTGGAAAGGAGAGGCAGGATTCGGTCTACAACTGTATCAGGGCCATTGAGGCGGAGATGCGCGCATCAGGCTCAGCCCCTGACACCATTCTGGTCCATGATGGTGCCAGGCCATTCATTCAACCCCGGGATATCGACGAAATCGCCCGTTTGTCGATGCAGTTTGGTGCCTGTGTACCGGCTAACCGCCCCAAGGATACCATCAAGTATATCGGTGCCGATCCGGATTTTTTCGGGGAGACGCTTGACCGCAGTATGCTTCTGCAGGTACAGACTCCACAGGGATTTCGCAGTGGGTTGCTCGTACAGGCACACGAACAGGCGCTTCTTGAAGGGTACTATGCAACGGACGATGCCGCACTGGTTGAGCGGTTTTTTCCCGAACAGCCTGTCAGAATTTTAGAGACCGGTTATCACAACATCAAGATTACAACTCCCGAAGATATCCCTGTTGCCGAAGCGATCTACAGCCAGATTACAAGCGGCCGGTAA
- a CDS encoding reverse transcriptase N-terminal domain-containing protein, whose product MNAGTVACAPSGLGWQTINWVNARHQVRKLQARIVKATQEGKRVR is encoded by the coding sequence ATGAATGCAGGAACAGTGGCATGTGCACCATCCGGTTTGGGCTGGCAAACCATCAATTGGGTAAATGCCCGGCATCAAGTAAGAAAGCTGCAAGCGCGTATTGTGAAGGCTACACAGGAAGGCAAACGGGTAAGGTAA
- a CDS encoding hotdog fold thioesterase, with translation MTHSSIFQGPVTLEEINTNQIIEGQMARHLGIEMTGIGADFMTAKMPVDHRTIQRIGILHGGASLALAETVGSIAASYAVDREHFYIVGQEINANHIRPVKSGFVHATATPLHLGRSSQVWDIRIKSDEGKLVCVSRFTVAVLKKAPTA, from the coding sequence ATGACACATTCTTCCATTTTTCAGGGACCTGTCACTCTGGAGGAGATCAACACCAACCAGATTATTGAAGGCCAGATGGCCCGTCATCTCGGTATTGAAATGACCGGAATCGGAGCGGACTTCATGACCGCCAAAATGCCCGTTGACCACCGCACCATCCAGCGTATCGGCATTCTGCACGGAGGCGCATCCCTTGCCCTGGCTGAAACTGTTGGAAGCATTGCGGCATCCTACGCTGTTGACCGCGAGCACTTCTACATTGTCGGCCAGGAGATCAACGCCAACCATATCCGACCGGTCAAAAGCGGCTTTGTCCATGCCACTGCAACCCCCCTTCATCTCGGCAGAAGCTCGCAGGTCTGGGATATCAGAATAAAAAGTGATGAGGGTAAACTGGTTTGTGTAAGCCGCTTTACCGTAGCTGTTCTGAAAAAAGCACCAACAGCCTGA
- a CDS encoding beta-phosphoglucomutase family hydrolase translates to MSNLFKGAIFDLDGVITGTAKVHSLAWESMFNFFLKNHAEINNEPYVPFDPAHDYHKYVDGKPRMEGVKSFLASRDIELPFGELDDNPEKETVCGLGNRKNSLFTEILIKEGPEVYTSSVDLINNLIAKGIRIGIASSSRNCQLILKLSKLEHLFETRVDGEVSIVMGLKGKPNPDIFVTAARNLGLEPHECVVVEDAISGVQAGSRGNFGMVLGIARDIEGGKLRENGADIVVRDLAEITIEEIEQWFTGGLEHEGWNLTYTEFSPKDEKLRETLTSTGNGYLGVRGTYEGSSLSHHHYPGTYIAGIFNKLPSDVHGQTIFNNDFVNTPNWLPLEFRIGGGEFIDPFEQKILSYQQNLSLSDGTMERTLVIQDNLGRLTKITSRRFASMDDPHRCALKFTLKPVNYSATVEFRSAIDGRIQNKGVARYSELSCDHLDHVGSAADQNSMLLHVRTNVSHYEIVTAARTRVLSHGKQIEPKRTVISENRYIGELFQLHLTPEKSCTIEKLVTIHTSLDHNSTDALKAARAAVEKEVSFEALLEASAAAWKKIWEKADIQIEGDRYSQKLLRLHTYHMLCTASPHNPSIDAGMPARGLNGEAYRGHIFWDEIFILPFFNRHFPEISKALLMYRFNRLDAAREYARENGYKGAMFPWQTADDGHEDTQIIHFNPKSGHWGPDLSRMQRHVSIAVFYNVWRYIYDTGDTDFLNACGAELMFEIARFWASIAHHSAETGKYHIEGVMGPDEFHETLPGSGKEGLKDNAYTNIMTVWLLGKAVEISETIDPAILRHLIEKIHLGFDELQQWRDISNNLNILIDEAGVIEQFEGYMGLKELDWKHYRTTYGNIHRMDRILKAEGDSPDLYKVAKQPDVLMTFYTLSPGEVAELLGKIGYRLPDSFTLVRNNYAYYEPRTSHGSTLSKVVHSIISSYLEDGHEMAWKWFAEALKSDIEDTQGGTTQEGIHCGVMAGTLDTVTRYFAGISFYNEKLNVHPNLPDQWKKLTLNVCFRNNSYTIAISRNNVEVTLIDAAESTIPACIAGEHITLKKGVAYHSAK, encoded by the coding sequence ATGAGCAACCTCTTCAAAGGCGCGATTTTCGATCTGGATGGAGTGATCACAGGCACCGCAAAAGTGCACAGTCTGGCATGGGAGTCCATGTTCAATTTTTTCCTGAAAAACCATGCCGAAATCAACAACGAACCCTACGTTCCATTTGATCCGGCTCACGATTATCACAAATATGTAGATGGCAAACCCCGAATGGAGGGCGTCAAAAGCTTCCTTGCCTCACGCGACATTGAACTGCCTTTCGGAGAACTGGATGACAATCCGGAAAAGGAGACGGTTTGCGGCCTCGGAAACCGTAAAAACAGCCTCTTCACCGAAATCCTCATCAAGGAGGGACCTGAAGTCTATACCTCCTCAGTTGATCTGATCAACAATCTTATAGCAAAGGGAATCAGGATCGGTATTGCCTCATCAAGCCGCAACTGCCAGCTCATCCTGAAGCTCTCAAAACTTGAACATCTCTTTGAAACCCGTGTAGACGGTGAGGTCTCCATTGTGATGGGCCTTAAAGGCAAACCGAATCCTGATATTTTTGTAACCGCAGCCCGTAACCTTGGCCTCGAACCTCACGAGTGCGTTGTTGTTGAAGATGCCATTTCGGGAGTTCAGGCGGGATCCAGGGGGAATTTCGGCATGGTACTCGGCATCGCCCGTGATATTGAAGGCGGAAAGCTGAGGGAAAACGGCGCCGATATTGTTGTAAGGGATCTGGCTGAAATAACCATTGAAGAGATCGAGCAGTGGTTTACCGGAGGGCTTGAACATGAAGGGTGGAATCTGACCTACACCGAGTTCTCCCCCAAGGATGAAAAGCTGCGTGAAACACTCACCTCAACCGGCAACGGCTACCTTGGCGTCAGGGGGACCTACGAAGGTTCATCACTATCACACCATCACTACCCCGGCACCTATATTGCCGGTATCTTCAATAAACTCCCTTCCGATGTACACGGTCAGACCATTTTCAACAACGACTTTGTCAACACACCGAACTGGCTGCCCCTGGAGTTCAGAATCGGCGGAGGTGAGTTCATCGATCCTTTCGAGCAGAAAATCCTCAGCTATCAGCAGAACCTGTCGCTCTCCGACGGTACCATGGAGAGAACTCTGGTCATACAGGACAATCTCGGCAGACTAACCAAAATCACCAGCAGGCGGTTTGCGAGCATGGACGACCCTCACCGCTGTGCCCTGAAGTTCACCCTGAAACCGGTCAACTACAGTGCAACCGTCGAGTTCCGCTCCGCGATTGATGGCAGGATCCAGAACAAGGGAGTTGCCCGATACAGCGAACTCTCCTGTGACCATCTTGATCACGTCGGCTCTGCCGCTGACCAGAATAGCATGCTGCTGCATGTTCGTACCAATGTCTCTCACTATGAAATTGTTACAGCTGCCAGAACACGGGTTCTGTCGCATGGAAAGCAGATTGAGCCCAAACGCACGGTAATCAGCGAAAACCGATACATCGGCGAACTGTTCCAGCTCCATCTGACACCCGAAAAAAGCTGCACCATTGAAAAACTGGTCACCATTCATACCTCTCTCGACCACAACAGCACAGACGCACTGAAAGCCGCCAGAGCGGCCGTTGAAAAAGAGGTCTCGTTCGAAGCGCTGCTTGAAGCAAGTGCCGCAGCCTGGAAAAAAATCTGGGAGAAGGCTGACATCCAGATTGAAGGCGACCGCTACAGTCAGAAGCTGCTCCGTCTGCATACCTATCACATGCTCTGCACCGCATCACCCCACAACCCCTCAATTGACGCCGGTATGCCGGCCCGGGGGCTTAACGGTGAAGCCTATCGCGGCCATATCTTCTGGGATGAGATCTTTATTCTCCCCTTCTTCAACCGACATTTCCCCGAGATCTCCAAAGCGCTGCTCATGTACCGCTTCAACAGGCTCGATGCCGCAAGGGAGTATGCGCGTGAGAACGGCTACAAGGGAGCCATGTTCCCCTGGCAGACCGCCGATGACGGCCATGAGGATACACAGATCATCCACTTCAATCCAAAAAGCGGTCACTGGGGACCTGACCTCAGCCGCATGCAGCGCCATGTATCGATTGCGGTTTTCTACAACGTCTGGCGTTACATTTACGATACCGGTGATACCGATTTCCTTAATGCCTGCGGTGCCGAGCTGATGTTTGAGATTGCACGGTTCTGGGCCTCCATCGCCCACCACTCTGCCGAGACCGGCAAATACCATATCGAAGGCGTTATGGGACCGGACGAGTTCCATGAAACCCTTCCCGGAAGCGGCAAGGAGGGACTGAAGGATAATGCCTATACCAACATCATGACGGTATGGCTGCTCGGAAAAGCTGTTGAAATCAGTGAAACAATCGACCCGGCAATACTCCGCCACCTGATTGAGAAAATCCATCTCGGATTTGACGAACTTCAGCAGTGGCGTGATATCAGCAACAACCTCAATATCCTGATTGATGAAGCGGGGGTTATCGAGCAGTTCGAGGGCTACATGGGCCTCAAGGAGCTGGACTGGAAACACTACCGGACCACATACGGCAACATCCACCGTATGGACAGGATACTGAAAGCCGAGGGCGATTCTCCCGATCTCTACAAGGTGGCAAAACAGCCGGACGTACTGATGACCTTCTACACCCTCTCTCCGGGTGAAGTAGCCGAACTGCTCGGAAAGATCGGTTACCGGCTGCCGGACTCCTTTACGCTGGTCAGAAACAACTACGCCTACTATGAGCCGAGAACAAGTCATGGCTCCACCCTGAGCAAGGTTGTCCACAGCATTATCTCCAGCTACCTTGAGGACGGCCATGAGATGGCATGGAAATGGTTTGCCGAAGCCCTGAAGAGTGATATTGAGGATACCCAGGGCGGGACGACCCAGGAGGGTATTCACTGCGGTGTCATGGCCGGAACCCTTGATACGGTTACCCGTTACTTTGCCGGTATCTCCTTCTACAACGAGAAGCTCAATGTCCATCCCAACCTGCCTGACCAGTGGAAAAAACTGACCCTGAATGTCTGTTTCCGCAATAACAGCTATACTATCGCCATATCAAGAAACAATGTCGAAGTAACCCTGATAGACGCAGCTGAGAGTACGATTCCGGCCTGCATTGCCGGAGAGCATATCACACTGAAAAAAGGAGTTGCCTACCACTCGGCGAAATGA
- a CDS encoding amidohydrolase family protein → MSILIATTFLDSHKILEYYYENGMSDFEKLKRLHFAELYAQEPYKPDYYLNNERLAFFEGKHCLGDYLTGSIEALADMLYFRGRQLYVQTDRFNEWQGVILCVSPLLVIARKIHLAAKNDALLDTVELIRTHLKHTCLPSVYESHLEDVCRNQDLIECHMHLNGTTEPDIVWQDALRQPVRFYRHLRDSFRKSEVEEQYLQLGRFEQQDLYRLLQIASKLRDCLVGVIVGRHGLAEFATRELMLENPLHYASRVHPMKIVVPDILQNSIQYEALFLLRAFSYLDNDHDARFAAQLHYYVLICSFFQKLVVQQKRQVGFDQFQKITLNELREHSEKKYKARFQQLQGMHGNYLGILEGRFAPKDSRAKLEKFMEELKKGYESVGVQTFDLKLVPHFIKKRDKRKSEKIVTFRDLELRLENIHNAEVLLDAMRRNASNAAGFARKHIVGFDAAANELHASPEVFAPVFRKLAFMGYENFTYHAGEDFVHLLSGLRAVYETVEFLEMKPGNRIGHAIALGIEPDLWKKRIGRRMHIKQGEWLDNLIYTYHICSENAELSHICRKLEQPIFKYFTEIYQTGEHLAIQTLIEAWMIRKYDPFVALKWRDPGVFDGFAQQEREKFSAASSKAQVVYSQYHSGDNIRESNKLIQIASDEIVVPDEIRLMQCWMIKFLNKKDIAIEMPPSSNVRISHYKSYDEHHMLRWFGLTHPNDPKPIVIPGSDDTGIFMTNLRNEYAHIQREVEFKVGKDNANKVIADLVRNSKVYSFSAHWAYS, encoded by the coding sequence ATGAGCATCCTGATTGCAACAACCTTTCTCGATTCGCATAAGATACTTGAGTACTACTACGAAAATGGAATGTCTGATTTTGAGAAGCTCAAGAGGCTTCATTTTGCTGAACTCTATGCGCAGGAGCCCTACAAGCCAGACTATTACTTGAACAATGAGCGACTTGCTTTTTTTGAGGGTAAACATTGTCTTGGTGACTATCTGACGGGTTCTATCGAGGCTTTGGCAGATATGCTTTACTTTCGAGGTCGTCAACTCTATGTGCAGACCGATCGGTTTAATGAGTGGCAGGGAGTGATTCTGTGTGTTTCTCCTCTATTGGTGATAGCCAGAAAAATTCATCTTGCCGCAAAAAACGATGCGCTACTTGATACTGTTGAGCTTATCCGTACACATCTGAAGCACACTTGCCTACCTTCGGTTTATGAATCCCATCTCGAAGATGTGTGCCGGAATCAGGATCTTATAGAATGCCACATGCACCTTAACGGAACAACTGAACCGGATATCGTCTGGCAGGACGCATTGCGGCAACCGGTACGATTCTATCGGCATCTTCGTGACTCTTTCCGGAAGAGTGAAGTTGAAGAACAGTATCTGCAACTTGGCCGGTTTGAGCAGCAGGATTTGTACCGACTGTTGCAGATCGCCTCTAAGCTTAGGGATTGTTTGGTAGGCGTGATTGTGGGTCGGCATGGTCTCGCAGAGTTTGCTACACGTGAATTGATGCTGGAAAACCCGTTGCATTACGCTTCCCGAGTCCATCCGATGAAGATTGTGGTTCCTGATATATTGCAGAATTCGATTCAGTATGAAGCGTTATTCCTGCTTCGCGCCTTTTCTTATCTGGACAATGATCATGATGCTCGTTTTGCGGCTCAATTGCATTACTATGTTCTGATTTGCTCGTTCTTTCAGAAGCTGGTCGTACAGCAGAAGCGACAGGTAGGATTCGATCAGTTTCAGAAGATCACGCTCAATGAACTCCGGGAACATAGCGAGAAGAAGTACAAAGCCCGTTTTCAACAGCTTCAGGGTATGCATGGTAACTATCTCGGTATACTCGAAGGGCGATTTGCACCAAAAGACTCCCGAGCGAAGCTGGAGAAGTTCATGGAGGAACTCAAAAAAGGTTATGAATCAGTGGGCGTGCAGACTTTTGACCTGAAGCTTGTACCGCATTTTATAAAAAAACGAGATAAGCGCAAGTCCGAAAAGATCGTAACGTTCAGGGACTTGGAACTCAGATTGGAAAATATACACAATGCTGAGGTTCTGCTTGATGCTATGCGTCGTAATGCAAGTAATGCGGCTGGTTTTGCCCGAAAGCATATCGTTGGTTTTGATGCGGCTGCTAATGAATTGCACGCATCACCGGAGGTGTTTGCCCCTGTATTCCGCAAACTGGCATTCATGGGGTATGAAAACTTTACCTACCATGCAGGAGAAGATTTTGTTCATCTACTATCCGGACTTCGAGCAGTGTATGAAACTGTCGAGTTTCTGGAGATGAAGCCGGGCAATCGTATCGGGCATGCTATCGCATTGGGAATTGAACCGGATTTGTGGAAAAAGAGAATCGGTCGACGTATGCATATCAAGCAGGGAGAATGGCTGGACAATCTCATCTATACGTACCATATTTGCTCCGAAAACGCAGAATTGTCGCACATCTGCCGTAAGCTGGAGCAACCAATTTTCAAATACTTCACAGAAATATACCAGACTGGCGAACATCTAGCGATTCAAACTTTGATCGAAGCTTGGATGATTCGCAAATATGATCCGTTTGTGGCTTTGAAATGGCGAGATCCTGGCGTTTTCGACGGATTTGCGCAACAAGAACGTGAAAAATTTAGTGCAGCCAGTTCAAAAGCGCAAGTTGTATACAGCCAGTATCATTCAGGCGATAACATACGGGAAAGCAATAAACTTATACAGATTGCTTCCGATGAGATTGTTGTGCCTGATGAAATTCGGTTGATGCAATGCTGGATGATAAAGTTCTTGAACAAAAAAGACATTGCTATCGAGATGCCGCCATCAAGCAATGTTCGTATCAGTCACTACAAAAGCTATGATGAGCACCACATGTTGCGTTGGTTTGGTTTGACCCATCCTAACGATCCGAAGCCTATCGTTATTCCTGGAAGTGATGACACGGGTATTTTTATGACCAACTTGCGAAATGAGTATGCACACATTCAGCGAGAGGTCGAATTCAAAGTTGGTAAAGATAATGCAAATAAGGTGATTGCCGATTTGGTCAGAAATAGCAAGGTGTATTCTTTTAGCGCACACTGGGCTTATTCGTAA